The following is a genomic window from Apodemus sylvaticus chromosome 10, mApoSyl1.1, whole genome shotgun sequence.
CCTCTCCACTTCCTCTATGGACATCACCTGGGATGATGAGGGTTCAGAGATGCTCAGCAAGGTAAAGGCCATGCCCGCAGCAAGGCCACGCCCTCATCCTGCCTCTCCTTCAGCAAGCCAGGGAAGTGGGCCCGCCCTTGGCATTGAGCCCGACCTGTCTTCCATTGCCCAGACCTTCCCAGACCCAGAACAACCCCGACAATTGAGGTAAAACAGGTCAAAACTGGAAATCCTTCCTGGGTGGCATCTAGACTTCCTTTGTCTATCGTCAGTACAGTTCTCTGCTGGCCTGACGCAATGCTCCCCAGACACTAACAGAAGGCAGCTCAGGACCAGTCCACTCACCTCAGTGTtcttcctgagctctgaggggaggtaGGCACTCCCTGGCACTCCGCACCAGTGAACCCTGCTCAAAGGTCGTGCTGTGCCACACCTCCCTCCAGTCCCACTGGTCCCTGCCAGGCACTGGCACGTCCCCCAATCCAGCTAGACTCAGGCCCTGGTCTGACACAAACTCCCCCTCCGACCTGGCCCTGCAGCTGTGCCCCACCGCCCACCAGGCCCCACGAGGACCTACCTGGTGCATCTTATTCAGACATTCATTCCCCACCTGAAGCCCCTCCATCACCTTCATCTCGATCTGTGTGAACTCGATGCTCTGGACCTGAAAGCAGCAGCCAGGGGTCAGCAAGGCTGGTGCTTGGCTCTGGACCAGCCGGATGACAGGCTTCTGTCACTGGAAGGAAAGTCCTACCCTTCCTGGTCTCTGCTGTGGCAGGCGAGATTTACTGAGACCATGCTGCAGGACATTCAAAGGGTGCTGACCGCCTTTCAGTGGCTCCAGCCAGCAGGGCAAACCAGGCAGCTCTTACCCCAGCGCTGGGAGATGTGTGCTCAACCCTCACCAGCCTGACCTGTTCCCACCTCCTACCCTGGGTTgccccccacccttccccaagCACTTGGATTTCCAGCAAAGGCTCCCTGCCCTGCCTACCATGGCTTCCAGGCTGCTGATCTGGTTTTCTGTCCGATCAAGCAGTTGCTCCCGGTACCTCTTCTTCTTGAGCAGCAGCTTGGCCCGTCTGCAGGAGAAAGCCACTGTGTCTGCCCAGGCTCAGCCCCAGGGAAGCACCTCCCCCCATGCTAGCCCCCTACCGTGctgcccacccccccacccccacccccggctagcctccatccccccaccccccaccccggggCTAgcctccatccccccacccccaccccgggctAGCCCCGGAAGGAAGTGCCCTTACTCTTTCCTGCCATCCCGCAGCAGCTGCCTGGCCAGAGCCCGCTCCCTCTCCAGCTGCTGCGTGACCCTCTTCTGGTACTGCCTCAGCTTGTCCCTTTGTTGCTTCAGTTGCTGGGGAGAGAGAAAGCGCGCAGGCTGGTCAGTGGGTCCTTCTGCCAGGCTTCTGCCAGGCTTTTACCAGGCTGATGTGTCCCAGCGTGCTCAGGAAGGGCCAGGCAACCCCGTCGAACCTCTGCCACTCAAAGGATATGGAGCAACGTTCAGAAACATCTCCAGCCTTACAATGCAGTTGCAACTGGCATGCCCCAAGCCAAGGCCCATTGTGCCAAGGAGGAGACTTTCACTCTACTCAGTCACAGGAGAAAGGGGCTGTGACCTGAGAGCTCTGTAGGTCACTGGCACGGCCACCAGGCCCTGGAAGGTCCAAATGTAACAAAgaatctggtttgtttgtttgcttgtttttttgagacagggtttctctgtttagccctggctgtcatggaactcactctgtagaccaggctggcctcaaactcagaaatctgcctgcctctgcctcccaagtgctgggattaaaggcgtgcgccaccactgctggagTAACAAAGGCTCTGAAGCTGCCTgccatcctctgcctccccacccccaactgtgTGCCCCACAGTGGAAGCACTGCCACTAGCCCAGTGTGCTCAGTCCTCCGACTCGGGCCATTTCTATGGTGAACAGGTGCAGGCTCTGGGCACATGTCACACACAGAATGACACCCTGAGGCAGTCCATTTTAAGTGACGGCCATGGGCACCTTTCAGGGTTAGTGAGAAACCATTCACTATAGACTCTAGGTTACCTGGTCGAGCAGGCTAGCTGGGAGCTCTGCTagtgcattctgtgtgtgtgtttgtgtgagagtgtgtgcgtgcatgcgcgcgGGAGTTTGTGAAGATATATGAGCGTGtgttatgtgaatgtgtgtgtctgagagtggGCGTGCTTCCAGGTCTCCCATCTTCACCCAGTGACCTCTACAGGGTCTGCCCCACAGTGGGCACTGGCTCCATGATAGAAAGTGCCCACTATTTCCACCTTCAGTTTGGAGACCGCGAGCTAGGCTACCCATCCTCTTCTCGGAGTGGGTATTTCTGCCCGCTGTTTACAAAGCATCAGGCTTCTTGCCTGGGGAGACAGGGGAACCCAATGGAGCTGCAGGATGGCCAGGCTGTGCCTCTGAAGACCAAGCAATCTGAGCAGGTCagatggtggcagcagcagctggagcTAGGCTTTTTCCTTCCTGGTGCCTGGCGCTCTGGGACTGTTCAGATGTGCGCTTGACAGTGGTGCCCTGAGCCCCCGATTCCACGGAGGGGCAGACAAGGTGTGTCCTGTCCGCAGGACCCACCTCTGACAGTTCTACTTAGAAATGGGGGCATGTGCCCTGAGACACGAGTGTCTCGGTGGCTTCCTGCTCACacagaggctgcagagatgggggacagcaCCCTTTTCCAGTAAGAATCACACTGAGACTTTTAGTGACAGCCACGCCCACGGGATCTTTATCTGGGGGCTTTTCTAGGAACTTTCAATAACTTACGGCTTGGGGTGCCAAGGCCAAGGCCACAGGCTTCCTTCCTGGCACCTTCTCTCACTGATCGGCGCTCAGCCCCTAGCCACAATCCAGGTCTTTCCGGGCCGAGCCGAGGCCGGTCCAGGTGTCTGCAGCTGGGCGCGCGATGGAACCGGAAGCGCGGCCCGCTCCcctcccagcctcagtttcccccacgGGGCCCGGCCCCCCGCCCGCCATCGGCCTCTCACCAGGATGGCCCTGTCTTGTTCGGTGACCCGGCTCTGCTTCTTGCGGCCGAACAGGTTGCCCATGGCGGCCCCGCGCCGGCCGGCCGAGCCCGTCGCCGTCGCTCTGCGGCCACCGTACTCCACCCGCCCTACGGCGGCCGCGCCGAGCCACGCGCCTCAGAACGCGAAGCAGCTTCGTCCCTAGCGTTGCGCACAACTGGATTTACTAGGTGATGCAAATGCCCTCCCTCGCCCTTTCAGCTAATCAGATGGGACTGTGATTATTAATTCAGTGCACTTATGATTATTAATTCAGTACACCTCAAAGGAGTGAGCCTAAACTAGGCTTCCCGACTTTCAAAACCGCCCAGCCGGCGTCCCCCTCCCTGCTGGCGCAGAACTTACACACAACCAGTGTTTTGGATCTACAAGGGCTTGCTGAGAAGCTGTGCACCAGCGTTCACCTTCCATTCCTTCACCTGTCATCTTCGCCTCTTAGTCTCCTCACTGTCCTTGGACTACCGATGAGTCAGCCCTGTTGCTGGGCCCGACACACTAACCCCAGGGATTCTCTGATCCCACCTGCCCTCTGTAGACCCTTAGTGAGTCAGAGGGCGGAGGACAAGACACTCATGCGTGGAGCTCTACACCCTAACAGCCCCCAAAGGTGCACCATTGCCCTGAATTCATTGCCTTTGCTAGGAGGGGAGTTCTTCTGCTTCCTCGAGGTAATCATCCCTTCGGGAGGCAGTGCAAGCAGCCGGGCCAGTTACTAAGCATTCTTGTTCATTTACACCTTTCTGAACTCTGGGCTCAGCCTTGGCTTCAGGCTCCACACGTCGTGAATCAAGTAAACCAGTGACTGTCCCTTGGCTGGCAGCACCatctgattctttctttctttctttctttctttctttctttctttctttctttctttctttctttctttctcttttctttttttttctttctttctttttttttgttttttttttttgttttttttgttttttttggatttggtttttcgagacagggtttctctgtatagctctggctatcctggaactcactctgtagaccaggctggcctcgaactcagaaatctacctgcctctgcctcccagagagctgggattacaggcctggcaACACCTTCTGATTCTTAAATgacctacccccccacccccccatccacAACGCCTTCAGTAAACAAGATCAGAAGGCACAGAAGGGGCTTTCTGGTGTCCTAGCAGCGGCTCTTGTGATTCCTCAGCCATAAGAGGCTCCCAGTCTTGAATTGGCTTTAAGAACAGCACAAGAGGCTGAGGTAAAGTCTATGGTGGAGAGTTGAGGCAGGTTCTGGCTTCCAGACCTAGGGTTCTAGCTCCTTCTGTCACTTAGAAGTAGTTTCTagaggattttttgtttgtttgttttggttcccaggaccctcTACCAGCCAGGAGTCCTGTACCCCAGGGCTCTCTCTCCATGAACATTCAGCTGCTCTAAACCGACTCAGCCACTGGCTAGCTGTCGTACCTTAGTCTCCACTGCTCTGTGGGCCAACTGACTCCATGAAATCTCAGTAATGGCTCCTGTCCCTGTGGTCAACATGGCTATAAAGGGCAGCACTGGAACTTACTAGAAGGCTGGAGCTTCCCATCTGTGTGGTTCTCAAGCCCTAATCAGGGGCATGCTCTGGGGTTTGGGATAGAGGTCTTGTGCAAGtccagtgtagccctggctagttcTGGGACTTGCTATGAAGACCAAGATGGCTTTGAAGTCACAGATACTGGCTTTACTGCACTGAACACCCCCTTTCTCTGTCCACTCTTGCCTTCTCTGTGCTGGGATGCCCTGTCCCCCCAGAGTCTCTGACTGAGGCCCAGCCTGTCAGGTAGCAGGCCACAGTACCCAGTGCCTTACTGGATGCAGCACTGTAGCTAGGGTGTCTACTGCCCAGGGAGAGCTCTGCTTCCACTCTAACACTCTGGAAGCACTTCCACACattcctcctacttctctgccaATACAGAGCTGGAAATGTCTGAATTCTTTCCGTCTATAAGCCAGGATTTGGCAACTATGGCCTGTGAGTCAAACTggcttgatcccccctcccctttttgtACAGCCTGAGCTAAGAATAAATgcgttttaaaaatgtattcacttatttttgagacagtgccttgctctgtagccctgattgtcctagaacttactatgtagaccaagctggccttgaactcacagagatctgcttccctttacctctcaagtgctggtggAAGCCACCATACCCAGTaagttttctatattttaaaggattctgtgtgtgtgtgtgtttctgtctctctgtgtatatgtgtctgtctgtctgtcatggctagctttatgtcaacttgatataagctagAGCCAACTGAAAGgagggaatctcagttgagaaaatgcctccataagatccagctgtagggctgaagagatggctcagtg
Proteins encoded in this region:
- the Chmp6 gene encoding charged multivesicular body protein 6 produces the protein MGNLFGRKKQSRVTEQDRAILQLKQQRDKLRQYQKRVTQQLERERALARQLLRDGRKERAKLLLKKKRYREQLLDRTENQISSLEAMVQSIEFTQIEMKVMEGLQVGNECLNKMHQVMSIEEVERILDETQEAVEYQRQIDELLAGSFTQEDEDAILEELNAITQEQMELPEVPSEPLPDRNPEAPAKARSRQAELVAAS